From the Vibrio alginolyticus NBRC 15630 = ATCC 17749 genome, one window contains:
- the hinT gene encoding purine nucleoside phosphoramidase, which yields MAEETIFSKIIRKEIPADILYQDDLVTAFRDINPRTPSHILIIPNKLIPTTNDVEAEDEAMMGRLFTVARKLAKEEGIAEDGYRLIVNCNPHGGQEVYHIHMHLLGGRPLGPMVLS from the coding sequence ATGGCGGAAGAAACGATCTTTAGTAAAATTATTCGCAAGGAAATCCCTGCCGATATCCTTTATCAAGATGATTTGGTGACTGCGTTTCGCGACATTAACCCTCGCACACCAAGCCATATTCTCATTATTCCGAATAAACTGATCCCAACAACGAATGATGTAGAAGCTGAAGATGAAGCAATGATGGGGCGTTTGTTCACTGTTGCTAGAAAGTTAGCGAAAGAAGAAGGTATTGCTGAAGACGGCTATCGCCTGATCGTTAATTGTAATCCACATGGTGGCCAAGAGGTTTACCATATTCACATGCACCTACTAGGCGGCCGCCCTCTAGGTCCAATGGTATTGAGCTAA
- a CDS encoding CBS domain-containing protein, translated as MHSLKVKDYMTLQAVTFTKDMSLSAALNKVMQSVTLGGPVIDENEKVVGFLSEQDLLDKLVKASYHCQDTHTVQECMHDDVLSVSPEMSVIELADMMKVGKPKMYPVVDGKGKLVGVITRRDVLRAIGMTLNECFKHPV; from the coding sequence ATGCATTCATTAAAAGTAAAAGATTACATGACGTTGCAAGCGGTGACTTTCACGAAAGATATGTCACTTTCGGCAGCTTTAAACAAAGTAATGCAAAGTGTCACACTAGGTGGCCCTGTCATTGATGAAAATGAAAAAGTGGTTGGGTTTTTATCGGAGCAAGACTTATTAGATAAGTTGGTGAAAGCAAGTTATCACTGCCAAGATACACATACGGTACAAGAGTGTATGCATGATGATGTCTTATCTGTTTCTCCAGAAATGTCAGTAATTGAACTGGCTGACATGATGAAAGTTGGAAAGCCGAAAATGTATCCAGTGGTGGATGGCAAAGGTAAGTTGGTTGGTGTTATCACAAGAAGAGACGTGCTGCGTGCCATAGGAATGACATTAAATGAGTGTTTTAAGCATCCCGTTTAA
- a CDS encoding zinc/cadmium/mercury/lead-transporting ATPase: MCTKHQGCQSSKIKTAVPLGASESCCAPVKSSLNISQASVDVSESSCCSGGGCSVDTGEEDDPTRESNSSVRNAWLVSGMDCPSCAQKLEKAITSLQGVSQAKVLFATEKLVVDFDGLELIATIEQTAQKTGFPLSSLDAPKPSTTKKGWLGVIRDNIQILSIAGAMATAAVISKIDPQISAWLFTLTCLLGLYPIALKAFKLARSGTPFAIETLMSVAALGALYLGETAEAAMVLLLFLIGEKLEAYASSRARSGVQALMDLVPENSILIIDGERKEVPAAQLKPGDIIEVAPGGRLPADGVLQDALASFDESALTGESVPVEHQTGGKVMAGAVVVDKVVRLQVTSRQGENAIDRILHLIEEAESRKAPLERFLDKFSRWYTPLMMLVSLMVIVTPPLLFAQPWETWIYRGLALLLIACPCALVISTPAAITSGLAAAAKRGALIKGGAALELLGKVESVAFDKTGTLTQGKPEVTDVFAFDMDEDKLLSLTASIEVGSSHPLAVSLVTKVQEQGLTIPEALDKTAQVGSGVTGYVDGKMVQVVTPSKADFPLSQEAKEQVVTLEQQGKTVVIVRYDDEVIGVIAWQDTLRSDAQQAIAMLKELGVTSVMLTGDNPRSAEAMANRIGLDYKASLLPADKVHYVEKLSQQHTVAMVGDGINDAPAMKASSIGIAMGGGTDVALETADAALTHNRLIELPAMIELSRATLSNIRQNVALALGLKGVFLVTSLLGVTGLWVAVLADSGATALVTLNALRLLRFESKQIK, encoded by the coding sequence ATGTGTACAAAACATCAAGGTTGCCAATCTAGCAAAATCAAAACTGCGGTGCCGCTTGGTGCAAGCGAGTCATGCTGTGCGCCAGTAAAATCTTCGCTCAATATCTCTCAGGCCAGTGTTGATGTTTCTGAAAGCTCTTGCTGTAGTGGAGGAGGCTGCAGCGTTGACACAGGCGAGGAAGACGATCCCACAAGGGAGAGTAATTCCTCCGTTCGGAACGCTTGGCTTGTGTCAGGTATGGATTGCCCATCTTGTGCGCAAAAGCTTGAGAAAGCCATTACGTCTTTACAAGGCGTCAGCCAAGCCAAGGTTTTGTTTGCAACAGAAAAACTGGTCGTCGATTTTGATGGTCTAGAGCTGATAGCTACGATAGAGCAGACAGCCCAAAAAACGGGTTTCCCGCTCTCTTCACTTGATGCTCCAAAACCAAGCACTACAAAGAAAGGCTGGCTTGGCGTCATAAGAGACAACATCCAAATTCTCTCGATTGCTGGTGCAATGGCTACTGCGGCAGTAATTTCTAAGATCGACCCTCAAATAAGCGCTTGGTTATTCACTTTGACGTGTTTACTTGGTTTATACCCAATCGCGCTCAAAGCATTTAAGTTGGCGCGTAGCGGTACGCCTTTTGCGATTGAAACGTTAATGAGTGTAGCGGCGCTCGGCGCTTTATATTTAGGTGAAACCGCCGAAGCCGCAATGGTGTTATTGCTTTTCCTTATTGGTGAAAAGTTAGAAGCATATGCATCATCTCGCGCGCGAAGCGGTGTCCAGGCGTTAATGGACTTAGTCCCAGAAAATTCAATTTTAATTATTGATGGTGAACGCAAAGAAGTACCAGCTGCGCAGCTTAAACCAGGGGATATCATAGAAGTCGCACCCGGAGGTCGTTTGCCTGCCGACGGTGTTTTGCAAGATGCGCTTGCGAGTTTTGACGAAAGTGCGTTAACGGGAGAATCTGTTCCCGTTGAACATCAAACCGGTGGCAAAGTGATGGCCGGGGCTGTGGTTGTCGATAAAGTGGTTCGTTTACAGGTGACTTCCCGTCAGGGCGAGAATGCGATAGATCGAATTCTTCATTTGATTGAAGAAGCAGAATCCCGTAAGGCACCATTAGAACGCTTTCTTGATAAATTTAGCCGTTGGTATACGCCACTAATGATGTTGGTGTCTCTGATGGTTATCGTTACGCCGCCATTACTATTTGCCCAACCGTGGGAAACGTGGATCTATCGAGGACTCGCCCTGCTGTTGATTGCTTGTCCATGTGCATTAGTCATTTCAACGCCTGCGGCGATCACTTCTGGCTTGGCGGCAGCGGCTAAGCGGGGCGCATTGATCAAAGGTGGAGCGGCGCTTGAGTTGCTTGGCAAGGTTGAGTCTGTCGCATTTGATAAAACTGGGACACTGACGCAAGGTAAACCAGAAGTGACCGACGTCTTTGCTTTTGATATGGATGAAGACAAGTTACTTAGCCTAACTGCGTCAATCGAGGTTGGTTCAAGTCATCCTCTAGCGGTTTCTTTAGTTACCAAAGTGCAAGAGCAGGGGCTTACTATTCCTGAAGCGTTGGATAAAACCGCGCAAGTAGGCTCTGGTGTCACTGGTTACGTCGATGGAAAAATGGTCCAAGTGGTCACGCCTTCAAAGGCAGACTTTCCACTTTCTCAAGAAGCCAAAGAGCAAGTGGTTACGTTGGAACAACAAGGTAAAACGGTTGTCATTGTTCGTTACGATGACGAGGTCATTGGCGTGATCGCATGGCAAGATACATTGCGCTCAGATGCCCAGCAAGCCATCGCAATGTTGAAGGAACTTGGGGTCACGTCGGTGATGCTAACGGGTGACAACCCGAGAAGTGCAGAAGCAATGGCAAATAGAATAGGCTTGGATTATAAAGCGAGTTTGTTACCTGCAGACAAGGTGCATTACGTCGAGAAACTATCACAACAACATACCGTTGCGATGGTGGGAGACGGTATCAATGATGCTCCAGCCATGAAAGCTTCGAGCATTGGTATTGCGATGGGAGGCGGTACGGATGTTGCGCTCGAGACTGCTGATGCGGCGTTAACACACAACCGGTTGATTGAGCTACCTGCCATGATAGAACTGTCGCGTGCGACGCTAAGTAACATTCGTCAGAATGTCGCGTTAGCGCTAGGTTTGAAAGGTGTATTCTTAGTGACAAGTTTACTTGGTGTTACTGGGTTGTGGGTTGCTGTATTAGCCGACAGTGGTGCAACAGCACTGGTGACATTGAATGCGTTGAGATTACTTCGTTTTGAGTCCAAGCAGATTAAATAA
- a CDS encoding RNA methyltransferase yields MISKNQLKLLRALGQKKQRKAHGLFLVQGEKNVLELASSSLKVKQVFATAAFLEQNAGTLNRFDCVEASLDELTKASTLVSNNAAIAVVEIPSVKEPQAKGLMIALDGVSDPGNLGTIIRVADWYGIKHIIASTDCADPYNPKTISATMGSFGRVQVSLVDLPSYLEHAKLPVYGAFLEGESVHKTDFAAEGILLMGSESHGVREAAAKFVTDKITIPAFGGAESLNVAMATGIILDNMRRQHS; encoded by the coding sequence ATGATTTCAAAAAACCAATTAAAACTGCTTCGTGCTTTAGGTCAAAAGAAACAGCGTAAAGCGCATGGCTTATTCCTAGTTCAGGGTGAAAAGAACGTACTAGAGCTAGCAAGTAGTTCATTGAAGGTGAAGCAGGTTTTTGCAACAGCGGCATTTCTCGAACAAAATGCTGGTACGCTAAATCGTTTTGATTGTGTTGAAGCATCGCTTGATGAATTGACCAAAGCGAGCACGCTTGTGAGCAATAATGCGGCCATTGCTGTGGTTGAAATTCCGAGTGTAAAAGAGCCTCAAGCGAAAGGCTTGATGATTGCGCTAGATGGTGTATCCGACCCTGGTAATCTAGGTACGATTATTCGTGTTGCAGACTGGTATGGCATCAAGCACATTATTGCGAGTACAGATTGTGCTGATCCTTATAATCCTAAAACGATCAGTGCGACCATGGGCAGCTTTGGCCGCGTACAAGTGAGTTTGGTGGATTTGCCAAGTTACTTGGAACACGCCAAATTGCCAGTATATGGCGCGTTTTTGGAAGGAGAGAGCGTTCATAAAACGGATTTCGCTGCTGAAGGTATTTTGTTGATGGGCAGCGAATCTCATGGTGTGCGCGAAGCCGCAGCAAAATTCGTGACAGATAAGATCACGATTCCGGCGTTTGGCGGTGCCGAATCACTGAATGTCGCGATGGCGACTGGCATTATTTTAGACAACATGCGCCGCCAACATAGCTAA
- a CDS encoding methyl-accepting chemotaxis protein, translating to MRGSVIKRMYAGFALIIILFAVTIAIMMGGMSDIHGKFSTVSKSSLPLVSLSNQTSVELLSADKSFKDFLTTENKQRMDEMRQEFARSQQRFESTLAQLKTASQIYPSLAEPFSQLKTLEQSYFTEALEAMDNYEAMFAAQEEVQKSSRRFQKLNTELSVGLKEYVADQTSISVKVMAKSYFIKLKDAEVITSDALASSNPEFVTQAVAKNRKAVTHLNYAFRGLVTQLPELEKAFGESVEQFTRDVGMRGGVLDQHNNYLNARAALYNNIANLANKVDSTMAILEQFTTTATDKLNESLADAGDIYSAGVTKAIIIGVIVVLLATAIGYHIAQSVREPLTRILKVLEGLTEGDMTQRIDIRYNNEFSRVSGHINSLADNLHEILVKLNEASENLSSTATANERTSSQAQIKLSSQREQTANVATAMTEMSHSVQEVAQSAQGSLEMVQRVESASEEGRNVMSSNISTINQLETRLNESVSAVSELQKMSGQIGSILDVIRNIAEQTNLLALNAAIEAARAGEQGRGFAVVADEVRVLASRTTQSTTEIESMISNLQSSSQSANQVIQSCMSDMEMSVEQASKANSSMEEIQALIIEISQMSTHISQAAAEQSETSTDIARSIEDINSIADESFQAMSSIAQTSESLTHLAHQQNELVHRFKL from the coding sequence ATGCGAGGTTCAGTTATTAAAAGGATGTATGCCGGCTTTGCACTGATCATCATCCTATTTGCCGTCACAATTGCCATTATGATGGGAGGAATGAGTGATATTCACGGAAAATTTAGCACGGTTTCTAAATCATCCCTACCGTTGGTATCGTTATCTAATCAAACCAGTGTTGAGCTGCTTTCTGCCGACAAATCATTTAAAGACTTCCTGACGACAGAGAATAAACAACGCATGGATGAAATGCGTCAGGAATTTGCTAGATCTCAACAGCGCTTCGAATCCACATTGGCTCAACTGAAAACCGCAAGCCAAATCTACCCTTCTCTTGCCGAACCGTTTTCACAGTTAAAAACGTTAGAGCAGAGCTATTTTACAGAAGCTCTAGAGGCCATGGACAACTACGAAGCAATGTTCGCGGCTCAAGAAGAAGTGCAAAAATCCTCACGCCGCTTCCAAAAACTGAATACCGAACTGTCGGTTGGTCTTAAAGAATATGTGGCAGATCAAACCAGCATTTCTGTCAAAGTCATGGCAAAGAGCTACTTTATCAAGTTAAAAGATGCCGAAGTAATTACCTCTGATGCCCTCGCCAGTTCCAACCCTGAGTTTGTTACGCAAGCCGTAGCTAAAAACCGCAAAGCAGTAACGCACTTGAATTACGCATTCCGCGGGTTGGTGACTCAACTTCCTGAGCTAGAAAAAGCATTTGGCGAATCTGTAGAGCAATTTACTCGCGACGTTGGTATGCGTGGCGGTGTGTTAGACCAACATAATAATTACCTCAATGCTCGCGCCGCTTTGTATAACAATATCGCCAACCTAGCAAATAAAGTGGATTCAACCATGGCGATTCTTGAGCAATTCACGACAACCGCAACAGATAAGCTCAATGAATCATTGGCAGATGCAGGTGACATATATTCGGCGGGTGTAACGAAAGCCATCATCATTGGCGTTATTGTCGTTTTACTCGCGACAGCGATTGGCTACCACATCGCACAAAGCGTTCGCGAACCGTTGACTCGTATTCTAAAAGTGTTAGAAGGCCTGACTGAAGGTGATATGACACAGCGTATCGATATTCGCTATAACAACGAATTCAGCCGTGTGAGTGGACACATTAACTCACTCGCCGACAACCTTCACGAGATCTTGGTGAAACTCAACGAAGCGTCAGAAAACCTATCGTCAACCGCGACAGCCAACGAACGCACCTCTTCGCAAGCACAAATTAAATTGAGCTCTCAACGCGAACAAACGGCAAACGTCGCTACCGCGATGACAGAAATGTCTCATTCAGTGCAGGAAGTCGCGCAAAGTGCGCAAGGCTCGCTAGAAATGGTGCAACGCGTCGAATCTGCCTCTGAAGAAGGCAGAAATGTTATGAGCAGTAACATCTCAACCATTAATCAACTAGAAACACGTTTGAACGAATCGGTCTCCGCAGTTTCTGAGCTACAAAAGATGAGTGGTCAAATTGGATCTATCCTTGATGTGATCCGCAACATTGCGGAGCAAACCAACCTACTGGCATTGAACGCGGCAATTGAAGCGGCTCGCGCTGGTGAACAAGGTCGCGGCTTCGCGGTAGTGGCAGATGAAGTACGAGTACTCGCATCAAGAACGACTCAATCAACCACTGAAATTGAATCTATGATCAGTAATCTGCAATCCAGCTCACAATCGGCAAACCAAGTCATACAAAGCTGTATGAGCGATATGGAGATGTCGGTTGAGCAAGCGTCAAAAGCGAACAGCTCAATGGAAGAGATCCAGGCGCTAATCATTGAGATCAGCCAAATGAGTACGCACATTTCACAAGCAGCAGCAGAGCAAAGTGAAACATCAACAGACATTGCTCGCAGCATTGAAGATATTAACAGCATCGCCGATGAAAGTTTCCAAGCCATGTCGAGTATCGCACAAACCAGTGAATCACTGACCCACTTGGCTCATCAGCAAAATGAATTGGTCCATCGCTTTAAGTTATAA
- a CDS encoding GGDEF domain-containing protein — MTTFARTLLLFACCLLSLNVKAEAPLIAHYKVATEADDVVTRVLFNAASKEFGFTVQYVNYSSFDAILNSVANGEADFAANITYTQERAQRFSYSRPTNIEYTYLFGLKDSTLSDISRVGIPKDTVYAQLLKQHYPELEQISYQGHEQAVTLLRSGAVDGVVDAINQLKPMLMEGFDAKMLNDQISIKPVSIISKKDHHLEELDTFATFIHGEAVQKQLREEISQYQFELRRAALRDSIRLLPLDFNEPIRIKLESIFPYVVYNADGSVEGMTADVVLRSCEILALNCLIISEPGESWGSMYHEFIQGNFEILAPLTVSRERRAFSYFPKSHYAPASVMVKRLGYKPSTYSHVSQLISERIGVVKDDFFDQMMTQLLPLKELKRYRTQQELIQGLLNEEVDYIPMDTAMLNHFLRLSELVPIEQDTAIGEFYESQLSVGLVANEKGAMLAPFFSRAIAMLEVDKIIAQYDVRPDWRTALEYEIRLATQTQAVFIFVLLFAICVSLYLYRQSNTDNLTGLRNRRALQVKYRKGVNKDLSILYLDINHFKRINDTYGHRAGDEVLQLLALKIHYVWSGRCYRIGGDEFILLGYPTQAELTRAMRELSRIDVKGKLCSDLESISISIGFSAKRERHMSLEQAMHLADEDMYMSKQSSRHDSSYRDCTVSS; from the coding sequence ATGACAACTTTTGCTCGAACACTGTTGCTTTTTGCATGTTGCCTCTTGAGTTTGAATGTAAAAGCCGAAGCCCCTTTAATTGCTCATTATAAAGTCGCGACTGAAGCGGATGATGTCGTCACTCGTGTTCTTTTCAATGCTGCTTCAAAGGAGTTTGGCTTTACCGTTCAATACGTGAACTACTCCAGCTTTGATGCCATTCTAAATTCAGTAGCGAATGGGGAAGCGGACTTTGCTGCGAATATCACTTACACACAAGAACGTGCTCAACGTTTTAGTTATTCCCGCCCAACAAATATCGAATATACCTACCTCTTTGGTTTAAAAGATTCGACGTTGAGTGACATTTCGCGTGTTGGCATCCCCAAAGATACAGTTTATGCCCAATTACTTAAACAACACTACCCTGAGCTAGAACAGATCTCTTATCAAGGTCATGAACAAGCAGTAACACTGCTACGTTCAGGTGCTGTGGACGGCGTTGTCGATGCCATTAACCAGCTCAAGCCGATGCTGATGGAGGGGTTTGACGCCAAGATGCTCAATGATCAGATTTCGATAAAGCCCGTATCCATCATCAGTAAAAAAGATCATCATCTTGAGGAGTTGGACACGTTCGCTACGTTTATTCACGGGGAAGCGGTGCAAAAGCAGCTTCGCGAAGAAATTTCCCAGTATCAATTTGAATTAAGGCGAGCAGCGTTGCGTGATTCTATTCGTTTATTACCCCTTGATTTTAATGAACCAATACGGATTAAGCTCGAATCTATCTTTCCATATGTTGTATACAACGCAGATGGTAGTGTCGAAGGGATGACGGCTGATGTAGTCCTGAGAAGTTGTGAGATCTTGGCTTTAAACTGCTTGATCATTAGTGAGCCTGGTGAAAGCTGGGGTTCTATGTACCATGAGTTTATCCAAGGTAATTTCGAAATTTTGGCGCCGTTAACGGTCAGCCGTGAGCGGCGCGCATTTAGCTACTTTCCAAAGTCCCATTACGCGCCAGCATCGGTGATGGTCAAGCGTTTAGGTTACAAACCGAGCACATACTCTCATGTTTCACAGTTGATATCTGAGCGGATTGGCGTAGTTAAGGATGACTTTTTCGATCAAATGATGACGCAACTGTTACCGCTAAAAGAACTCAAACGTTATCGTACCCAACAAGAACTCATTCAGGGGCTATTAAATGAAGAAGTCGATTACATTCCGATGGATACGGCGATGCTCAATCATTTTTTACGTCTCAGTGAACTGGTTCCGATAGAGCAGGATACCGCTATTGGCGAGTTTTATGAGTCTCAACTCTCTGTTGGATTGGTCGCGAATGAAAAAGGAGCCATGCTTGCGCCTTTCTTCAGTCGAGCGATAGCGATGTTAGAAGTTGATAAGATCATTGCTCAGTACGATGTACGCCCAGATTGGCGTACCGCACTTGAATATGAGATTCGATTAGCGACGCAAACACAAGCTGTGTTTATCTTTGTATTATTGTTTGCTATTTGTGTTTCGCTTTATCTTTACCGTCAATCGAACACTGACAACTTAACAGGGTTAAGGAATCGTCGTGCGTTGCAAGTAAAGTATCGAAAAGGAGTAAACAAAGATCTATCCATACTTTACTTAGACATTAATCATTTCAAACGAATCAATGACACTTATGGGCATCGCGCTGGGGACGAAGTTTTACAACTACTGGCACTAAAAATTCATTATGTCTGGTCGGGAAGATGTTATCGAATTGGAGGGGATGAGTTCATATTGCTGGGTTATCCAACGCAAGCCGAGTTAACTAGAGCAATGAGAGAGCTCAGTAGAATCGACGTGAAAGGCAAATTATGTAGTGATTTGGAGTCTATAAGTATCTCTATTGGTTTCTCTGCAAAAAGGGAACGGCACATGAGCTTAGAGCAAGCGATGCATTTGGCTGATGAAGACATGTACATGAGTAAGCAGTCCTCACGGCACGACTCCTCTTATCGTGACTGCACGGTTTCATCATAA
- the udp gene encoding uridine phosphorylase: MSQAVFHLGITEADLNGATLAIIPGDPARVQKIAEQMENPVFLASHREYTLYRAELDGKPVVVCSTGIGGPSTSIAVEELAQLGVRTFLRVGTTGAIQPHVNVGDMIVTTGSVRLDGASLHFAPMEFPAVADFEVATAMKAAVEESGATVHMGVTASSDTFYPGQERYDTFSGRVVKRFQGSMQEWQDMGVLNFEMESATLLTMCASSGLKAGCVAGVIINRTQKEIPDHSTLKETEARSIKVVVEAARKML, translated from the coding sequence ATGTCTCAAGCTGTATTCCATTTAGGTATTACTGAAGCTGATCTTAATGGTGCGACTCTAGCGATCATTCCTGGTGACCCAGCGCGTGTTCAAAAAATCGCAGAACAAATGGAAAATCCAGTATTTCTAGCAAGCCATCGTGAATACACGCTATACCGTGCAGAGCTAGACGGTAAACCTGTTGTGGTTTGTTCTACAGGTATTGGTGGTCCTTCTACCTCTATCGCAGTTGAGGAATTGGCACAGCTTGGTGTTCGCACTTTCCTACGTGTTGGTACAACGGGTGCAATTCAACCGCATGTAAACGTGGGTGACATGATCGTAACGACGGGGTCAGTTCGTCTTGACGGTGCGAGCCTACACTTTGCTCCTATGGAATTCCCAGCAGTTGCTGACTTTGAAGTAGCAACCGCAATGAAAGCAGCGGTAGAAGAGTCTGGCGCTACGGTTCACATGGGTGTGACTGCATCAAGCGACACGTTCTACCCTGGTCAAGAACGTTACGATACGTTCTCTGGTCGTGTTGTTAAGCGTTTCCAAGGCTCTATGCAAGAATGGCAAGACATGGGCGTACTTAACTTCGAGATGGAGTCTGCAACACTGCTAACAATGTGTGCGAGCTCTGGTTTAAAAGCGGGTTGTGTGGCTGGTGTTATCATCAACCGTACACAAAAAGAGATTCCAGATCATTCAACTCTGAAAGAAACGGAAGCGCGTTCAATTAAAGTGGTTGTAGAAGCAGCGCGTAAAATGCTTTAA
- a CDS encoding DUF1887 family protein, which yields MAVHVGIIDQDPVRLVTPLLDNRTLSTHIVFIGDKSQLDIFDRLSAVLDQREITSEFFEIPSAVNTSLIKQAIQKLAKDLHERGEDVKLNASCGLRHRLLSVYEVFRTYRWPIFVVEPSSDKLCWLYPDGKEDTQVEDHITIADYLTIFGARGEFHHVDLPPLLDKKLYELGERWASNALELGPGLATLNYLATTCRKEQKLDVELSEKQQGYRELNMLLSDLVEAEIATYENGILTFADEDARRFSNGEWLETLVHSTVKQIQDTMPTIQDRSLNVQVYRKLGESEVRNELDVATVVNNKLHIIECKTKGMRDDGDDTLYKLESLRDLLGGLQARAMLVSFRPLRHNDITRAEDLGLALIGPDELKDLRTHLTAWFKDAGGSDEI from the coding sequence ATGGCTGTTCATGTTGGTATTATCGACCAAGACCCAGTGAGATTGGTCACTCCTCTATTAGATAATCGTACGCTAAGCACACATATCGTCTTCATCGGAGACAAGAGCCAGTTAGATATATTTGACCGACTGAGTGCCGTTTTAGATCAACGAGAAATTACTTCTGAATTTTTTGAAATTCCATCCGCTGTTAATACATCTCTGATCAAACAAGCAATTCAAAAACTGGCAAAAGACCTCCATGAACGCGGCGAAGATGTAAAATTGAACGCGAGCTGTGGTCTTCGTCATCGCTTGTTGTCGGTGTACGAAGTTTTCCGTACCTATCGCTGGCCAATTTTTGTGGTAGAGCCTAGTAGCGATAAGCTTTGTTGGTTATACCCTGATGGCAAAGAAGATACCCAAGTCGAAGATCACATTACGATTGCAGATTACCTCACTATCTTTGGTGCACGCGGCGAGTTTCACCACGTTGATTTACCACCTCTTCTTGATAAAAAATTGTATGAACTTGGTGAACGATGGGCCTCAAATGCGCTTGAGCTTGGGCCAGGTCTAGCAACACTTAACTACCTTGCAACCACATGCCGCAAAGAACAAAAGCTTGATGTCGAGCTCTCCGAAAAACAGCAGGGCTACCGTGAGCTCAACATGTTGCTTTCAGATTTAGTAGAAGCAGAAATCGCCACCTATGAGAATGGCATTTTAACGTTTGCAGATGAAGATGCTCGACGCTTTTCAAACGGTGAGTGGTTAGAGACTTTGGTTCACAGCACTGTGAAACAAATCCAAGACACCATGCCAACGATCCAAGATCGATCGTTAAATGTTCAGGTTTATCGCAAACTTGGTGAAAGTGAAGTACGCAACGAGTTAGATGTCGCAACAGTTGTAAACAACAAGCTGCACATCATCGAGTGCAAAACCAAAGGCATGAGAGATGACGGCGACGATACTTTATATAAGTTAGAATCGCTTCGCGATCTATTAGGTGGCTTACAAGCGCGCGCAATGTTGGTGAGCTTCCGTCCTCTTCGTCACAATGACATTACTCGTGCTGAAGACTTAGGGCTAGCCCTGATTGGCCCTGATGAGCTTAAAGATTTAAGAACGCACTTAACTGCTTGGTTTAAAGACGCGGGCGGTTCAGACGAGATCTAG